Within the Penaeus monodon isolate SGIC_2016 unplaced genomic scaffold, NSTDA_Pmon_1 PmonScaffold_19173, whole genome shotgun sequence genome, the region TATTTTCtgataaaatgtatatgaaaaccttttttttttctttcaaggatAGTGATTACTAAAAACTAAATGTTTTTATAGAAATTCAATATTTTAAATACCAAGATGTAATAcagtaatttttatgtagtttaatAGATCTTTTGCTTTATTTGTAAAAGAGTGAAGTTTTAAGATTTAAATTGTTAAAGCAACTACTATGTATTCTCAACATTCAAAAGGAGTCTTGgctaggtatgtatataaatggggtgtgtgcatatatgtatgtagacttTCTCTCATCAAAATATAACTGATTTATAATACAGATATTACTTAAATGCTCATAGGCAATTATCACACATGGGGACCTTAAATATCAAGGAGTCTTATAATTAGCATTTTctgttcttgcttttattttctatGGAGAATCTCAGAAGCTGAGAGAAATTTATAACTACTTGCAGTATAATCTTTAGTTAGTTTGGTGTTTACTCCTCACTGTTTTTGGTTTACAACACCAATTTGTTCTTCCTTGTAGTGAGCTGGAAGAGGCTGTTATCATGCTGCCATTAGACAACATTCTGGAGTTGATGGTGGTTATTAAGGGCCTTTTGGAGAACAATTGGGATATTGAATTAGCCAGCAGGATCCTGGTGTTGGCTGTGAGGATCAACCTACCTCAGCTCCTCTCCTCACCTAAGGCAGCTCCACTGGTGAGGTCTATGGCTAAGCTTCTACCCAAGAGAATCAAGGAGTTTAAGGTTTGTGTTTTTACATAGTATGtctcttgttgttgctgttgtaagttgtacttcttttcttttcttttgtcaatTATGAGTTGAGCTTTGCTTTCTTATTTATGCAATGCAATGAATACTTCATGCATTTAGGGTCTGTGGAGGTTCATCATGTATAAATACTCACTTATTGTATTACCACCCAAAGAATTTCCTTCAAAACCCCATTCGTACAGTTCTCAATTGGTACTTTGTTATATACTTCCAAAAGTTAGTTATTGTTCATCAATCGGCCAAGTGAGATGTGGctaaaatatcttattatttcatctttagaAGTGTAAAGTAAAACGTTTCTAAATTAGTTTCTTTGAATTAACAATCTCAGTTTCCTTTGGGGTTGTGCAAGTAATTAGGTGACTTCAGCAGAGCACCTTGATCATACCACCTTAATATATGTGTTTAATGCTTGTATACCTTGTTGATGTCCATgatagtatcttttttttttttttttgttttttgtgataatGTTATTAGTTCCCAGGGAGGCCTCCCTCAACTCCTCTTTTCAAACAAGAGTTTCTGAGGCGACTCTCTAGGGTGTCAAAGGAATAATTACAATTTAATGACCTTAGTATCGATATAATCTTGTAGGAAATGGAAAATGTTAAGAAAACCCATAGTTTtcgtattattcttattgatttattaatttttatggtcCCATTCATTTAGAGCAGTTTCtgctgaatattttattttacatggtGGAGATTGCAAAGTTTGACGATATAAAATAGTCCTCCCCACTATAAAATCTTGTGAAAGTGGGATGTCAGGCCTTTAATAGGTCATATTTATTGACCTAGGAAGATCACATTTTATTTAGAAAGATTATAGTTGGGTCACCTCTAGTTTGACTTTCCAATTTTCCAAAAGTGGAAACAACCTGGCTAGTTTTGGTGGATAAAATGAAACCTGTCCATACTTCACAAAGAATTTGGCCTGTGTAACTGTTGAAAGGAAAAAGTGTAAAGTGCATCTTAGCTTTATTTAATGCAAAGGTATGCATTTATCATTGAGTTGATACACTGTATTACTAAAGTTAaaccttttctttattctgtacCAACTCTAGATGTAGTTTTTTCATTAAGATGGAATGTCTCTATTTAAGAAAGTGACAGACTACATATATTCTCATTTttgcacattttatatattatagctcaaaaattatgcaaaaatatttctttcatgagaaaaatgagaatagaCACATTTTGACCATTGTCATGGTTTTGTAATGAGGCCAGTCCCATCATTGTTAGTCAAGACTTGAGCCATGTCCACACAAAGGGCTGAGCATGTATCACTCAATACTGTAGCAGTGTTACCTGATCAATCAACTCCCAGATGACAAGCTTTGGCAACTGTGGGGGACAGGTCCATCTGGGAGACTAAGTATGGGCATCTTGATTAGTTTTCCCCAGCCTCCCATTCTATGATGTCAATTGCTCTCTTGTTTGGCCATTACTGGAGTGAATTAGAAGCCACAGCTGTGGCTCCTAATTCACCATATACACTACAGCCATAGAGGGTGGGAAAAAGATTTTTCCTATGCTCCTAGTTTTTTCCATGAAGTGGATGATTGGTTCCAGCACCAGGGTTGTGTGAAGCTCCAAATCACCAAgttaatacacacaatataaattaatagataaatatacaagatgttataattattaggTATTTTTATCTGAGAAAAATGGAGTAAGctaagtattattattaagtattatgaaGTTTATGGGAAAAGGACTCAAGTCCAATGTTACCATACATTTTTATGGGTATTTTTAGGATAAACATCCCCTCTCTATAAATTGTGAATACCTCAAGTACACAAAAACACTGATATGATCTTCAATAGTCCTTATAGTTAACTCTTAAATCATATGCTGCCTCCTGCATACTGGTTATTCTTGTACTGTTTATGATAAAACTGACTTCTGCAATTTTAGTATGGTGGAGGATtagtacagaatatatatacacacacccatatatcttAGCACTCCTTGTATTTTGCAGGATATGATTGGTTTTAATGCTGCCGGGTTACGTCACATGAAAGATCGTATTGAGGAACGCTCCGAGACGCAAATGTTTGCCGAGGCATTAGAAAATGTACAGACAtccaggagaagagaaagaagaaagatcgGGCAGTCAAAAGGGCTCTTCTTACTATTTAAATGTATGCAAAATTTCCAATGCAAATCTGAGTTGTTAGAACATCgagtaaaaaagttaataaatacataaaatgacaggttgggtttttatataaagaCTCCCaaatattatgtttgtgttattCTGTGATGATCAAATCTTGAAAGTGGTTATCATTATAGCACAATTTTCAGGTAGATGCTCAATTTTTTTAACTTGATAAATGGATTTATATAATGGTTAAGACATGTACATGTGCTATACATCAAGATCATACAGCACTATGTTAAAGTATTgtggtaaaaatgagttaatgattaaacaaattgtgttagatgtcaaaggttgtacAGTACTACAGGTTAGTATGgtaatgaaagtaaaataaagaggGGAGCAAATGGTAAGGCAGGGATTCATAAAAGGGGGATGtgtgattagatcaaatggagggtaTCTTAACTTcttaaggaaggaaaagttgtcagaggaaaaagagggagatcaCAGGAGGATGTCCAACAGGTTGGGGCATCAGGGATGAGAGGACATGTGAGGAAAAGCAGAGATAGGTCAACAGAATGAGTGGATTGAAAGAGGAACCATTATGAAACAATAAGTGGTAGTAAGGAGCAtccaggaggggggaggatgtatGCTGGAGAGAGAGGGCATAAGAGGAGTAGGGGAACTGAGAATGATGAGATTCGGCTGTCATTTTAATGAAGATTGGAGGG harbors:
- the LOC119569846 gene encoding WD repeat-containing protein 3-like, whose protein sequence is MLATQRPAVAGEDGAQAVRPSTTTQETERAVDSIREALEIYREQLEAGSSATPHQLMTYVYNTADPLKFVLEVLRKIKSSELEEAVIMLPLDNILELMVVIKGLLENNWDIELASRILVLAVRINLPQLLSSPKAAPLVRSMAKLLPKRIKEFKDMIGFNAAGLRHMKDRIEERSETQMFAEALENVQTSRRRERRKIGQSKGLFLLFKCMQNFQCKSELLEHRVKKLINT